The proteins below come from a single Nocardioides eburneiflavus genomic window:
- a CDS encoding alpha-L-arabinofuranosidase C-terminal domain-containing protein, whose translation MTLLHRPAAALTAAVLLVAGLAATTGATLPASAAEGDVSWTDTFDGSSLDGRWSVVNPDPAHLSVTGGALRIAGQPGDTWQGNNTAKNVVVLDVPAGDFTATAEVSAAVAKVYQGAGLIAWQDMDNYLRSGLTFVGNLSPSGIAVETDLETGAVFSAVAFADRPASSAERLRLQRVGDTLTSSFWDGAAWVTAATTDVSFDTTQVGLYALAAQDGTVLPAAFDSFTIEHGAGADVTPSGPFVLQADGEEPYVVLDGTALRLSAEQPTASLRMRAADAGLTTDDGPVVLRDGALEVGAVDDEPTPLRLTDAGGGKVVLRDAADPAAYVTSSDDGALVTGAEADAVRFLLSEVGEGTATLTVDGDGTGAEINDDMFGIFYEDINYAADGGLYAELVRNRSFEFNSSDNGSFTGMTAWQVLDRSGSGTTAAVVDDATRLNAMNRNHLRLTAAAAGDGIRNVGYNNGFAVKAGETYEGYVWARSTTAQQLTVRLENAAGDATIASAVIALDGSGTWKKHPFTLTAATTTDAGRLAVLAGAPSVVGLDMVSLMPTDRWVGPVNGRSVLRKDLMEKVAAMEPGFLRFPGGCVTNVGTFRTYEESGFTDRRRTYQWKETIGPVEERPTNWNFWGYNQSYGIGYLEYFQMAEDLGAEPLPVVSVGANGCGGAGIPEMKDPELIERWVDDTVDLIEFANGGTDTEWGARRAELGHPEPFGLDMIGLGNEENTTTFEANFPAFRDAIEARYPDIQIISNSGPDSSGARFDTLWDFNREQDVDLVDEHYYRDPQWFLENHFRYDSYDREDPLVFLGEYASRGNTLYNALAEASYITALQRNADVVRLASYAPLLANESHVQWNPDAIWFDNDESWETPNWEVQKLFGTNVGDEVVPSTYDGPADAVQPITGGVFLSTWATAAAYDNVTVTSNDTGETLFSDEFADAGQWSPQAGTWAVDGDRYAQTSTSVTDARSIPTGAYDQDWSNYTLELDATKTAGSEGFLVGFGATGTNDFYWWNLGGWNNTRSVLQRATGGAAGEVKALEGRSVTTGQTYRVKVVVDGTHVELWLDGELQMEYDQPAPPADVHQVVTRDVRTGDLVAKVVNTSTRPARTRIDIGDAGIEGTATVTTLSGAPGATNTKANPNAIKPRVREIEGIGESFDYEFPASSVTFIRMHTADAVAPVVDRLEVAGEGVNGWHAEPATVLVGATDDRRVARLEVSVDDGPWTTVEGASGEVTVSGDGLHTVAVRAVDAAGNVGEVRPLAVGIDARAPVTRATLDGRAVTLAAADAGSGVDRVDYRLGDGPWTAYAARVQVGGSATVVGFRAVDRLGNVEQAGELRVPAAGAQLAATATAAVTDDEGVRLGRTATVAVTVTADGSTPTGAVTIADGSGALASRTLVDGRATLRVDTADLGVGSHPLTVRYAGDATHASSQDTVALEVARARTRTDVVVKHRSPSARKAVVVAKVRAAVAAPGRVRVTVRSAGTSRARTVALREGKARLVLRGLAPGTHRITVAYAGSPGVAPSRASTVLRVTRLEGKN comes from the coding sequence ATGACCCTGCTCCACCGCCCGGCCGCCGCCCTCACCGCCGCCGTACTGCTCGTCGCCGGACTGGCCGCCACGACCGGCGCGACGCTCCCCGCGTCGGCCGCCGAGGGCGACGTGAGCTGGACCGACACCTTCGACGGATCGTCGCTCGACGGGCGGTGGAGCGTGGTGAACCCGGACCCCGCGCACCTGTCCGTCACGGGCGGCGCGCTGCGCATCGCCGGTCAGCCGGGCGACACCTGGCAGGGCAACAACACCGCGAAGAACGTCGTCGTCCTCGACGTCCCGGCCGGCGACTTCACCGCCACCGCGGAGGTGTCCGCCGCGGTCGCGAAGGTCTACCAGGGCGCCGGCCTCATCGCCTGGCAGGACATGGACAACTACCTCCGCTCCGGGCTCACCTTCGTCGGCAACCTCTCGCCGTCCGGCATCGCGGTCGAGACCGACCTCGAGACCGGGGCGGTCTTCAGCGCCGTCGCCTTCGCCGACCGCCCTGCCTCCAGCGCCGAGCGGCTGCGCCTCCAGCGCGTGGGCGACACCCTCACCTCGAGCTTCTGGGACGGGGCGGCGTGGGTCACCGCCGCCACCACCGACGTCTCCTTCGACACCACCCAGGTCGGCCTCTACGCGCTGGCCGCGCAGGACGGCACCGTCCTGCCGGCCGCCTTCGACTCCTTCACCATCGAGCACGGCGCCGGCGCCGACGTCACGCCGTCGGGCCCGTTCGTGCTGCAGGCCGACGGCGAGGAGCCGTACGTCGTCCTCGACGGCACCGCGCTGCGCCTGAGCGCCGAGCAGCCCACCGCCAGCCTGCGGATGCGGGCCGCCGATGCCGGGCTCACCACCGACGACGGTCCCGTCGTGCTGCGCGACGGAGCGTTGGAGGTCGGCGCCGTCGACGACGAGCCCACGCCGCTGCGCCTGACCGACGCGGGCGGAGGCAAGGTCGTGCTGCGCGACGCGGCCGACCCCGCGGCGTACGTCACCTCGAGCGACGACGGCGCGCTGGTCACCGGAGCGGAGGCGGACGCCGTGCGGTTCCTCCTGTCGGAGGTCGGCGAGGGCACCGCGACGCTCACCGTCGACGGCGACGGCACCGGCGCCGAGATCAACGACGACATGTTCGGCATCTTCTACGAGGACATCAACTACGCCGCCGACGGCGGGCTCTACGCCGAGCTGGTGCGCAACCGGTCCTTCGAGTTCAACTCCTCCGACAACGGCTCCTTCACCGGGATGACCGCCTGGCAGGTGCTCGACCGCAGCGGCTCCGGCACCACCGCCGCGGTGGTCGACGACGCCACCCGCCTCAACGCGATGAACCGCAACCACCTGCGGCTGACCGCCGCCGCGGCCGGCGACGGCATCCGCAACGTCGGGTACAACAACGGCTTCGCCGTCAAGGCGGGCGAGACGTACGAGGGCTACGTCTGGGCGCGCAGCACGACCGCCCAGCAGCTGACCGTGCGCCTGGAGAACGCCGCCGGCGACGCCACCATCGCCTCCGCGGTGATCGCGCTCGACGGGTCGGGCACGTGGAAGAAGCACCCCTTCACACTGACCGCCGCGACCACCACCGACGCGGGCCGGCTCGCCGTGCTCGCCGGCGCCCCGTCCGTCGTCGGGCTCGACATGGTCTCGCTGATGCCGACCGACCGCTGGGTCGGCCCGGTCAACGGCAGGAGCGTGCTCCGCAAGGACCTGATGGAGAAGGTCGCGGCGATGGAGCCCGGCTTCCTCCGCTTCCCCGGCGGCTGCGTCACCAACGTCGGCACCTTCCGCACCTACGAGGAGAGCGGCTTCACCGACCGCCGCCGCACCTACCAGTGGAAGGAGACCATCGGGCCGGTCGAGGAGCGACCCACCAACTGGAACTTCTGGGGCTACAACCAGTCCTACGGCATCGGCTACCTGGAGTACTTCCAGATGGCCGAGGACCTCGGTGCCGAGCCGCTGCCCGTCGTCTCGGTCGGCGCCAACGGCTGCGGCGGCGCCGGGATCCCGGAGATGAAGGACCCCGAGCTGATCGAGCGCTGGGTCGACGACACCGTGGACCTCATCGAGTTCGCCAACGGCGGCACCGACACCGAGTGGGGCGCCAGGCGCGCCGAGCTCGGCCACCCGGAGCCCTTCGGCCTCGACATGATCGGCCTCGGCAACGAGGAGAACACCACGACCTTCGAGGCCAACTTCCCGGCCTTCCGCGACGCCATCGAGGCGAGGTACCCCGACATCCAGATCATCTCCAACTCCGGCCCGGACTCCTCCGGCGCCCGCTTCGACACCCTGTGGGACTTCAACCGCGAGCAGGACGTCGACCTCGTCGACGAGCACTACTACCGCGACCCGCAGTGGTTCCTGGAGAACCACTTCCGCTACGACTCCTACGACCGCGAGGACCCGCTGGTGTTCCTCGGCGAGTACGCCTCGCGCGGCAACACGCTCTACAACGCGCTCGCCGAGGCGTCGTACATCACCGCGCTCCAGCGCAACGCCGACGTCGTGCGGCTCGCGTCGTACGCCCCGCTGCTCGCCAACGAGTCGCACGTGCAGTGGAACCCCGACGCCATCTGGTTCGACAACGACGAGTCGTGGGAGACGCCCAACTGGGAGGTGCAGAAGCTCTTCGGCACCAACGTCGGCGACGAGGTCGTGCCGAGCACGTACGACGGGCCGGCCGACGCCGTGCAGCCCATCACCGGTGGCGTCTTCCTCTCGACGTGGGCGACCGCCGCGGCGTACGACAACGTGACGGTCACCTCAAACGACACCGGTGAGACGCTCTTCTCCGACGAGTTCGCCGACGCCGGGCAGTGGTCGCCCCAGGCCGGCACGTGGGCGGTGGACGGCGACCGCTACGCGCAGACCAGCACCTCGGTCACCGACGCGCGGTCGATCCCGACCGGCGCCTACGACCAGGACTGGAGCAACTACACGCTCGAGCTCGACGCCACCAAGACCGCCGGCTCCGAGGGCTTTCTCGTCGGCTTCGGTGCCACCGGCACCAACGACTTCTACTGGTGGAACCTCGGCGGCTGGAACAACACCCGCTCGGTGCTCCAGCGCGCCACGGGTGGCGCGGCCGGCGAGGTCAAGGCGCTCGAGGGCCGCAGCGTCACCACCGGGCAGACCTACCGGGTCAAGGTCGTCGTCGACGGCACCCACGTCGAGCTCTGGCTCGACGGCGAGCTGCAGATGGAGTACGACCAGCCCGCGCCGCCGGCCGACGTGCACCAGGTCGTCACCCGCGACGTGAGGACCGGCGACCTCGTCGCCAAGGTGGTCAACACCTCGACCCGGCCCGCCCGCACCCGCATCGACATCGGCGACGCCGGCATCGAGGGCACCGCCACCGTCACCACGCTGAGCGGCGCACCCGGGGCCACCAACACCAAGGCGAACCCGAACGCGATCAAGCCGCGGGTGCGTGAGATCGAGGGGATCGGCGAGTCGTTCGACTACGAGTTCCCCGCCTCCTCGGTGACCTTCATCCGGATGCACACCGCCGACGCGGTCGCCCCCGTGGTCGACCGCCTTGAGGTGGCCGGCGAGGGCGTCAACGGTTGGCATGCCGAGCCCGCGACCGTGCTGGTCGGCGCCACCGACGACCGTCGCGTCGCGCGGCTCGAGGTCTCTGTCGACGACGGCCCCTGGACCACCGTCGAGGGCGCGAGCGGCGAGGTCACCGTGTCGGGCGACGGGCTGCACACGGTCGCCGTCCGCGCGGTCGACGCCGCCGGCAACGTCGGCGAGGTCCGCCCGCTCGCGGTGGGCATCGACGCCAGGGCCCCGGTCACCCGGGCCACCCTCGACGGCCGCGCCGTCACCCTCGCCGCGGCCGACGCCGGCTCCGGCGTGGACCGGGTCGACTACCGCCTCGGCGACGGCCCGTGGACGGCGTACGCCGCGCGCGTGCAGGTCGGTGGCTCCGCGACCGTGGTCGGCTTCCGGGCCGTCGACCGCCTCGGCAACGTCGAGCAGGCCGGTGAGCTGCGGGTCCCCGCGGCCGGCGCGCAGCTCGCCGCGACCGCCACCGCCGCCGTGACGGACGACGAGGGCGTACGGCTCGGCCGCACGGCGACCGTCGCCGTGACGGTCACCGCCGACGGCTCCACCCCGACCGGGGCGGTCACGATCGCCGACGGGTCGGGCGCGCTCGCCAGCCGCACCCTCGTCGACGGCCGCGCGACCCTTCGCGTCGACACCGCGGACCTCGGGGTCGGCAGCCACCCGCTGACCGTCCGCTACGCCGGCGACGCCACCCACGCGTCGTCGCAGGACACGGTGGCCCTCGAGGTCGCGAGGGCGAGGACGCGGACCGACGTCGTCGTCAAGCACCGCTCGCCGTCCGCCCGCAAGGCCGTCGTCGTGGCCAAGGTCCGTGCTGCCGTCGCCGCCCCCGGCAGGGTGCGGGTCACGGTCCGCAGCGCCGGGACGTCGCGGGCCAGGACCGTCGCGCTCCGCGAGGGGAAGGCTCGGCTCGTCCTGCGCGGCCTCGCCCCGGGCACCCACCGCATCACCGTCGCGTACGCCGGCTCGCCGGGCGTCGCACCCTCGCGGGCGAGCACCGTCCTGCGGGTCACCCGCCTCGAAGGGAAGAACTGA
- a CDS encoding family 43 glycosylhydrolase, which produces MTDVDQSRTPCPLVPSAVAVVLAVLAGLLLVLPSAPATAADPDDVTDGLLLRYDLTQESGTTVVDSSGNGRDGTLSGGGTWTGTNGLVLDGVDDHVKLPNDLMAGLSSITVSTDVYIEPSQAGNYFIWGLGNPATTAPSGSGYLMATGNTFRASITNQWWNNERNTAPSPGRALARGVWKTVTYTQTGTTGTLYEDGVQVGQNTAVSWLPSAIGNGTTTNNVLGESNYAVDNSLKGKVKNFRIYDRALTSEEVAAISLTDADRLASDTAALSLGDLSGVTDDLTLPAAGPYGSSIAWASSDPAVINGSGAVTRPGPGEDPVVVTLTATLTRGSETTTKSFDATVLPDEGDQAKADEAAAAIELVHPDDVRGHLTLPTEGEMGASISWASSAPAIVAPDGIVDRPAPGAGDANVTLTATVTVGAATATRDFPLTVREAPAPAPYAGYAFSYFTGNSIAGEKIYFAASRGNDALRWDELNNGEPVLESTYGELGLRDPFLIRSPEGDRFFLIATDLSIGRNGNWDRAQRQGSRYLEIWESTDLRNWSEQRHVLVSPPTAGNTWAPEAYWDEDLQQYVVFWASKLYAEDDPNHTGGTYNRMLYATTRDFVTFSEAKIWQDIGSSRIDSTVIKEDGTYYRFTKDEGAGTTGCSDIIQEKNDSLTEPDLVGSKAWAFQDGCIGRDAGTSAVEGPTVFKRNPGDTSGGQYYLFVDEYGGRGYIPLTTDDLDAPDWKVPADYKLPASPRHGTVLPVTQAELDALRADLPAPPPPVQSDEDGLVAHLPLTGDAEDVSGHGYDGTVTGDATFADGALTLGGSTGHVELPDNMMTGLDDITVSTEVWVDPAQSGNYFVWNLGNTGTDGVGKGYLFTTGNSTYRAAIASGNWTTEQGMSAGSALQRGAWKTLTYTLGDGVSTLYLDGRQVARNANVTHRPGDIGDGVTTANYIGRSAYAGDNRLRGKVRDFRIWSRALSGAEVAELAAGPTDVLGVELDSLKVPAIIDAAAGEITLPVQPGTNLTALAPAYAVAAGATVTPDGPADHSSPVSLTVTNGAESRVWTVTAVEMRSPVLPGLYADPNIAVFDGTYYIYATSDGYPGWGGKEFYVWSSTDLVDWTRSEEPILTLDGANGDVPWASGNAWAPTIIERDGRFYFYFSGHNTALNRKTIGVAVADSPTGPFTAQPQAMILNNEAVTSGQAIDPAAFRDPVSGKHYLYWGNGSPVMAELADDMVSLKPGTISAMSGLTGYREGSFMNYRDGTYHLTYAIDDTGSPNYRVGYATSTSPTGPWTYRGLILEKDESQGILGTGHSSIVQVPGTDEWYIAYHRFAVPTFDTPGGDGTHRETTIDRLTFGADGLIEKVVPTLASVDPLAYTDGPVTASVSDEGADGWHGADAALTLAGSAPTTQYRLGDGSWTAYDGPVQLPAGSYDVAWRARSANGVWSEVWTRSVKVDDTPPVASGSVSGERKLSLTATDDSSGVAVREYRLDGGVWAAWTSAVQLDGAAHAIDVRASDVAGNTSAVTSLSVAAAPTTPTDPSPVPAAPVSTAPPIVAGNPVVGRTLTAVAGGWDQGGLTYAYQWLRDGVPVAGATSASFPLGADDVRHRLSVQVTASRHGGAAGVARSAETRAVVKAPSRVKVSLDRTPSAGDRTKVVVRVPVVPASVEATGRVVVRVDGKVVRRVRLDDGKAVLRLAFTAGRHTLKVSYGGSDSVTAAARKATVRAGR; this is translated from the coding sequence ATGACCGACGTCGACCAGTCCCGCACCCCATGCCCGCTCGTCCCGTCCGCCGTCGCCGTCGTGCTGGCGGTGCTGGCCGGCCTCCTGCTCGTCCTGCCGTCGGCCCCCGCCACCGCGGCCGACCCGGACGACGTCACCGACGGGCTGCTCCTGCGCTACGACCTGACCCAGGAGTCCGGCACGACCGTGGTCGACTCCTCGGGCAACGGCCGCGACGGCACGCTGAGCGGCGGCGGCACCTGGACCGGCACCAACGGGCTGGTCCTGGACGGCGTCGACGACCACGTCAAGCTGCCGAACGACCTGATGGCGGGACTCAGCTCGATCACGGTGTCGACCGACGTCTACATCGAGCCGAGCCAGGCGGGCAACTACTTCATCTGGGGACTCGGCAACCCGGCGACGACGGCGCCCTCCGGCAGCGGCTACCTCATGGCGACGGGCAACACCTTCCGCGCCTCGATCACCAACCAGTGGTGGAACAACGAGCGCAACACCGCACCCTCTCCGGGCCGAGCCCTGGCCCGCGGCGTGTGGAAGACCGTCACCTACACCCAGACCGGCACCACCGGCACCCTCTACGAGGACGGTGTGCAGGTCGGGCAGAACACCGCCGTCAGCTGGCTGCCCAGCGCGATCGGCAACGGCACCACGACCAACAACGTGCTCGGCGAGTCCAACTACGCCGTCGACAACAGCCTCAAGGGCAAGGTCAAGAACTTCCGGATCTACGACCGCGCCCTGACCTCCGAGGAGGTCGCGGCAATCTCGCTGACCGACGCCGACCGCCTCGCCTCCGACACGGCTGCCCTGTCGCTCGGCGACCTGTCCGGCGTGACCGACGACCTCACCCTCCCGGCCGCCGGCCCCTACGGCTCCAGCATCGCGTGGGCATCCAGCGACCCCGCCGTCATCAACGGCAGCGGTGCCGTCACCCGCCCCGGCCCCGGGGAGGACCCGGTCGTCGTGACGCTGACCGCCACCCTCACTCGCGGCTCGGAGACGACGACGAAGTCCTTCGACGCGACCGTCCTGCCCGACGAGGGCGACCAGGCCAAGGCCGACGAGGCGGCGGCCGCGATCGAGCTCGTCCACCCCGACGACGTGCGCGGCCACCTCACCCTGCCCACCGAGGGCGAGATGGGCGCGAGCATCAGCTGGGCGTCCTCCGCGCCCGCCATCGTGGCGCCCGACGGCATCGTCGACCGCCCCGCGCCCGGCGCCGGTGACGCGAACGTCACCCTCACCGCCACGGTCACCGTCGGCGCGGCCACGGCGACCCGCGACTTCCCGCTCACCGTGCGCGAGGCGCCTGCCCCCGCGCCGTACGCGGGCTATGCCTTCAGCTACTTCACCGGCAACTCGATCGCCGGGGAGAAGATCTACTTCGCGGCCAGCCGCGGCAACGACGCGCTGCGCTGGGACGAGCTCAACAACGGCGAGCCGGTTCTCGAGTCGACGTACGGCGAGCTCGGCCTGCGCGACCCGTTCCTCATCCGCTCCCCCGAGGGCGACCGCTTCTTCCTGATCGCCACCGACCTCTCGATCGGCCGCAACGGCAACTGGGACCGCGCCCAGCGCCAGGGCAGCCGCTACCTCGAGATCTGGGAGTCGACGGACCTCAGGAACTGGTCCGAGCAGCGCCACGTGCTGGTCTCCCCGCCGACCGCGGGCAACACCTGGGCGCCGGAGGCGTACTGGGACGAGGACCTGCAGCAGTACGTCGTGTTCTGGGCCTCGAAGCTCTACGCCGAGGACGACCCGAACCACACGGGCGGCACCTACAACCGGATGCTCTACGCCACGACGCGCGACTTCGTGACCTTCAGCGAGGCGAAGATCTGGCAGGACATCGGGTCCTCCCGCATCGACTCGACCGTCATCAAGGAGGACGGGACCTACTACCGCTTCACCAAGGACGAGGGCGCCGGCACCACCGGCTGCTCCGACATCATCCAGGAGAAGAACGACTCGCTCACCGAGCCCGACCTCGTCGGGTCCAAGGCGTGGGCCTTCCAGGACGGCTGCATCGGCCGCGACGCCGGCACGTCCGCGGTCGAGGGCCCGACGGTCTTCAAGCGCAACCCCGGCGACACCTCCGGCGGGCAGTACTACCTGTTCGTCGACGAGTACGGCGGCCGCGGCTACATCCCGCTCACCACCGACGACCTGGACGCCCCCGACTGGAAGGTGCCGGCCGACTACAAGCTGCCGGCCAGCCCGCGCCACGGCACGGTGCTCCCGGTGACGCAGGCCGAGCTCGACGCACTGCGCGCCGACCTGCCCGCTCCCCCGCCGCCGGTGCAGAGCGACGAGGACGGCCTGGTCGCACACCTGCCGCTGACCGGCGACGCCGAGGACGTGAGCGGCCACGGCTACGACGGCACCGTCACCGGTGACGCGACCTTCGCCGACGGTGCGCTCACGCTGGGCGGCTCGACCGGCCACGTGGAGCTGCCCGACAACATGATGACCGGCCTCGACGACATCACCGTGTCGACCGAGGTGTGGGTCGACCCGGCCCAGTCCGGCAACTACTTCGTGTGGAACCTGGGCAACACCGGCACCGACGGCGTCGGCAAGGGCTACCTCTTCACGACCGGCAACAGCACCTATCGCGCGGCGATCGCGTCCGGCAACTGGACGACCGAGCAGGGCATGAGCGCGGGCTCGGCGCTGCAGCGCGGCGCGTGGAAGACGCTGACCTACACGCTGGGCGACGGCGTCTCGACGCTCTACCTCGACGGCCGGCAGGTCGCCCGCAACGCCAACGTCACCCACCGTCCCGGCGACATCGGCGACGGCGTGACGACCGCCAACTACATCGGCCGCTCGGCCTACGCCGGCGACAACCGGCTGCGCGGCAAGGTGCGCGACTTCCGGATCTGGTCCCGCGCGCTGTCGGGCGCCGAGGTGGCCGAGCTCGCCGCCGGCCCGACCGACGTGCTCGGCGTCGAGCTCGACTCCCTCAAGGTGCCGGCGATCATCGACGCTGCCGCCGGGGAGATCACCCTCCCCGTGCAGCCCGGCACGAACCTGACCGCCCTCGCCCCGGCGTACGCCGTGGCGGCGGGTGCGACGGTGACGCCGGACGGCCCGGCCGACCACAGCTCCCCGGTGTCGCTGACCGTCACCAACGGCGCGGAGAGCCGGGTCTGGACGGTGACGGCGGTCGAGATGCGCTCGCCGGTGCTGCCGGGTCTCTACGCCGACCCCAACATCGCGGTCTTCGACGGCACCTACTACATCTACGCCACCTCCGACGGCTACCCCGGCTGGGGCGGCAAGGAGTTCTACGTCTGGAGCTCGACCGACCTCGTCGACTGGACGCGCTCGGAGGAGCCGATCCTCACCCTCGACGGCGCCAACGGCGACGTCCCGTGGGCGAGCGGCAACGCGTGGGCGCCGACGATCATCGAGCGCGACGGGAGGTTCTACTTCTACTTCTCCGGCCACAACACCGCGCTCAACCGCAAGACGATCGGCGTCGCGGTCGCGGACAGCCCGACGGGCCCGTTCACGGCGCAGCCGCAGGCGATGATCCTCAACAACGAGGCCGTCACCTCGGGCCAGGCCATCGACCCGGCCGCCTTCCGCGACCCGGTGTCGGGCAAGCACTACCTCTACTGGGGCAACGGCTCCCCGGTGATGGCGGAGCTGGCCGACGACATGGTCTCGCTGAAGCCGGGGACGATCTCGGCGATGTCCGGTCTCACCGGCTATCGCGAGGGCTCGTTCATGAACTACCGCGACGGGACCTACCACCTGACCTACGCGATCGACGACACCGGTTCGCCGAACTACCGCGTCGGCTACGCCACCTCGACGTCACCGACCGGGCCGTGGACCTACCGCGGGCTGATCCTGGAGAAGGACGAGTCGCAGGGCATCCTCGGCACCGGCCACAGCTCGATCGTGCAGGTGCCGGGAACCGACGAGTGGTACATCGCCTACCACCGCTTCGCGGTCCCCACCTTCGACACGCCCGGCGGTGACGGGACCCACCGGGAGACCACGATCGACAGGCTCACCTTCGGTGCGGACGGGTTGATCGAGAAGGTCGTGCCGACGCTCGCGTCGGTGGACCCGCTGGCCTACACCGACGGCCCGGTCACGGCGTCGGTCTCCGACGAGGGTGCTGACGGGTGGCACGGCGCGGACGCCGCGCTGACTCTGGCGGGCTCGGCCCCGACCACGCAGTACCGCCTCGGCGACGGCTCGTGGACGGCGTACGACGGCCCGGTGCAGCTGCCGGCCGGCTCGTACGACGTGGCGTGGCGCGCGCGCTCGGCCAACGGCGTCTGGAGCGAGGTCTGGACGCGCTCGGTCAAGGTCGACGACACTCCGCCGGTGGCGTCGGGGTCGGTGTCGGGTGAGCGAAAGCTTTCACTCACGGCCACGGACGACTCGTCCGGCGTCGCGGTGCGCGAGTACCGCCTCGACGGCGGCGTCTGGGCCGCGTGGACCTCGGCCGTCCAGCTGGACGGTGCCGCGCACGCCATCGACGTACGGGCGAGCGACGTCGCGGGCAACACGTCGGCGGTCACCTCGTTGTCGGTGGCGGCGGCGCCCACCACGCCCACCGACCCGAGCCCGGTGCCCGCGGCTCCGGTCTCGACGGCGCCCCCGATCGTCGCCGGCAACCCGGTCGTCGGCCGGACGCTCACCGCCGTCGCCGGCGGCTGGGACCAGGGCGGCCTGACGTACGCCTACCAGTGGCTGCGCGACGGCGTGCCCGTCGCGGGTGCGACCTCGGCGTCCTTCCCCCTGGGGGCGGACGACGTGCGGCACCGGCTGTCGGTGCAGGTCACGGCCTCACGTCACGGCGGTGCCGCAGGGGTGGCCCGGTCGGCGGAGACGCGGGCCGTGGTGAAGGCACCGTCCCGCGTGAAGGTCTCGCTCGACCGCACCCCCAGCGCTGGCGACCGCACCAAGGTCGTCGTACGGGTGCCCGTGGTCCCCGCCTCCGTCGAGGCGACCGGCCGCGTGGTGGTCCGGGTCGACGGCAAGGTCGTGCGTCGCGTCCGGCTCGACGACGGGAAGGCCGTGCTCCGCCTGGCCTTCACGGCCGGGAGGCACACGCTGAAGGTGTCGTACGGCGGGTCGGACTCGGTGACGGCAGCCGCCCGCAAGGCCACTGTGCGCGCCGGCCGCTGA